Proteins from one Aspergillus nidulans FGSC A4 chromosome VIII genomic window:
- a CDS encoding uncharacterized protein (transcript_id=CADANIAT00002350): MIAGFFQPSVAASRTAADWASPPARVKYLTTMLEQSEYIPGTAPDSATESSLTDLTRTPSLHGTSSSKDGDSFRSTSPKSQTEIQRNKKARPVERAISQDDKDLPENGPASNTRSKSSQRSKSVTRGSVLRPVPHNTQESLIFSRRRSKGKLYTALRTKVVDWDEDLRASDGSLEPQPQEDADFTSVSSPSSSGARYTFNKSSTGSWTSSARKKQATKIRRQSGTGSKMKPRRRVNNKAKHLLTQHMRSRNGNNQCSPNSSSSEKEPDCSTAAGKHDICNGISRSLASESLAGANNSSQACKTEDISTGVFKSSLPQNSNNSNRQSMFETSLREGQHLHGNTPGRGQSVAEKLIAALRESDTPNQHHNDINANEQLSCDNEHGIEDVTESHEMQNEPDCCKSTVEQQQCKCDKQDVIDSWTSAMSQEGISGDELYPVRLYSGNSSDESRFGSSQGPGEHNRILRKGEAMSGAEDGEEHESVREAPSLASSSSVEPLSTESTPKAYYSSPSMKESTPSLSHCYRGDATTAADRFEIHQPPPKRRSSACRGHSEAFALSSSLNLNLCATHPEEITTKDYCSRNPRFGNIGAARPIISALGKCPDSDITHATEFLESSAKTIVDKNGSPRLMQQASMGAEEHLTLKRQDAFPRMGQRSRKRTRGISQDDKQHTTYHTTENQTSETPCTFQLAPRESDTDFSASRTTLTEEMGHQPCASHPQVSAGERHLLKVVASVSPGSRQEEQHQIQERVLGLYGSAAAAEPEQNVAFELSKSTAGQINWQTTLQELRVGMERTLRNNNEYLFRQIESEKATVNEVLNGYRKQCHSVLDQLFKAQIERTRLCKQQIDSIKQQHADVCQELIRRLKENERTLADWESQ; this comes from the exons ATGATTGCCGGCTTCTTCCAACCATCTGTGGCGGCTTCTCGAACAGCAGCTGACTGGGCTTCGCCTCCTGCTCGGGTGAAATATTTAACAACCATGCTAGAACAAAGTGAATATATACCAGGGACTGCTCCTGACAGCGCTACAGAGAGCAGTCTAACAGATCTTACCCGGACCCCTTCCTTGCACGGAACCTCATCGTCTAAGGATGGAGACAGTTTTCGTTCGACTAGCCCAAAATCCCAGACAGAAATTCAGCGGAATAAGAAAGCAAGGCCTGTTGAAAGAGCGATATCTCAGGATGACAAGGACTTACCCGAGAATGGGCCAGCCAGTAATACTCGCTCAAAGTCCTCTCAAAGGAGCAAGTCGGTCACTAGAGGTAGTGTGCTAAGGCCTGTTCCGCATAATACACAAGAATCTCTCATATTCTCCAGGCGTCGTTCCAAAGGCAAGCTATACACTGCACTAAGAACGAAGGTAGTTGATTGGGACGAAGATCTCCGAGCAAGTGATGGTTCGCTTGAGCCACAACCCCAGGAAGATGCCGATTTTACTTctgtctcttctccttcatccagCGGTGCTCGCTATACCTTCAATAAAAGTTCCacaggttcttggacaagctCTGCCAGAAAGAAACAAGCCACGAAGATTAGGAGACAATCTGGCACTGGAAGCAAGATGAAACCTAGAAGGCGCGTGAACAACAAAGCCAAACATTTATTAACACAACACATGAGGTCCAGGAACGGCAATAACCAGTGCAGCCCAAATTCAAGCAGTTCTGAGAAAGAGCCAGATTGTAGTACCGCAGCAGGCAAGCATGACATATGCAATGGGATCTCAAGGAGCCTGGCTTCAGAGAGTCTGGCTGGAGCCAATAACTCGTCGCAAGCTTGCAAAACGGAGGACATAAGCACCGGGGTATTCAAATCTTCCTTGCCTCAGAATTCCAATAACTCCAACAGGCAATCTATGTTTGAGACTAGTTTGAGGGAGGGTCAGCATCTACATGGAAACACTCCAGGCAGGGGCCAATCAGTCGCAGAAAAGCTGATTGCGGCGTTGCGAGAAAGTGATACCCCGAATCAACACCATAACGATATAAACGCGAACGAACAGTTATCTTGTGATAACGAACATGGAATCGAAGATGTTACCGAATCTCATGAGATGCAAAATGAGCCTGACTGTTGCAAATCAACTGtagagcagcagcaatgcaAATGCGACAAGCAAGATGTAATAGACTCCTGGACATCGGCCATGAGCCAGGAAGGTATCTCTGGCGACGAGTTGTATCCTGTCAGGTTATACTCCGGCAATTCCTCAGATGAAAGCCGATTTGGTTCATCGCAAGGCCCCGGCGAGCATAATCGAATTCTCAGAAAGGGAGAAGCTATGTCTGgagcagaagatggagaagagcacgAAAGCGTTCGAGAGGCCCCCTCTCTTGCCTCAAGCTCGTCTGTAGAGCCACTATCCACGGAATCAACTCCGAAGGCTTACTACTCGAGCCCGTCCATGAAAGAGTCTACACCGAGTCTCTCTCACTGCTACAGAGGGGATGCTACAACGGCGGCAGATAGGTTCGAAATTCACCAGCCGCCTCCCAAGAGACGCAGTTCCGCCTGCCGTGGCCATTCAGAGGCTTTTGCATTGTCTAGTTCACTCAATCTAAACCTCTGTGCTACTCACCCAGAGGAAATCACAACCAAAGATTATTGTTCACGGAATCCCAGGTTTGGTAACATTGGTGCTGCCCGACCGATCATCAGTGCTCTAGGGAAGTGCCCTGATAGCGACATAACTCATGCTACAGAATTCCTAGAGTCCAGTGCTAAGACTATCGTGGACAAGAACGGGAGCCCTAGGCTGATGCAGCAAGCGAGTATGGGAGCAGAGGAACATCTCACACTAAAGCGACAAGATGCATTTCCTCGTATGGGCCAACGAAGTCGGAAACGAACGAGAGGCATAAGTCAAGATGACAAACAACACACCACCTATCACACAACGGAGAATCAGACAAGCGAAACCCCCTGCACTTTTCAGCTGGCCCCGAGAGAATCTGACACAGATTTCAGCGCATCACGGACCACTCTTACAGAGGAAATGGGCCACCAACCCTGCGCAAGCCACCCGCAGGTGAGTGCAGGCGAACGGCACCTCTTGAAAGTTGTGGCGTCCGTTTCGCCTGGGTCacggcaagaagaacagcaTCAAATTCAAGAACGCGTTCTTGGACTATATGGttcagcagcggctgctgaACCAGAGCAGAATGTGGCGTTTGAACTGTCAAAAAGCACTGCTGGTCAGATTAACTGGCAAACAACACTGCAGGAGCTCCGCGTAGGAATGGAGAGGACGCTGCGCAATAACAATGAG TACCTATTTCGTCAAATTGAGAGCGAGAAAGCCACAGTAAATGAGGTCTTGAATGGTTATAGAAAACAATGCCATAGCGTCCTCGACCAACTCTTCAAAGCACAAATTGAACGCACAAGGCTATGCAAACAACAAATTGATTCCATCAAACAACAACACGCAGATGTTTGCCAAGAGCTGATTCGTCGTCTAAAGGAAAATGAACGGACTCTTGCTGATTGGGAAAGCCAATAA
- a CDS encoding 3-deoxy-7-phosphoheptulonate synthase aroG (transcript_id=CADANIAT00002351): MSSFFLPNPNLGDSNHLEDSRIRGYNPLTPPNLLQHEIALTEKARQTVLQGRAEAIAVAHGTDTDKRRLLVVIGPCSIHDPEMALEYCDRLLKLKEKYKDELLIVMRSYLEKPRTTVGWKGLINDPDIDNSFNINKGLRISRQLFVDLTNKGMPIASEMLDTISPQFLADCLSVGAVGARTTESQVHRELASGLSFPVGFKNGTDGSLDVAVDAIGSVKHPHHFLSVTKPGVVAIVGTVGNPDCFVILRGGKKGPNYDAASITEAKEKLIAKGLAPRLMVDCSHGNSQKDHKNQPKVAAVLAEQIAAGETAIMGVMIESNINEGNQKVPPEGKAGLKYGVSITDACINWEDTESTLETLAKAVATRREKLAPSS; the protein is encoded by the exons ATGTCCTCC TTCTTCCTTCCAAATCCTAATTTAGGAGATAGCAATCACCTTGAGGATTCAAGAA TCCGCGGATACAACCCTCTCACACCACCCAACCTCCTGCAACATGAGATTGCTCTAACAGAGAAAGCGCGGCAAACGGTCCTTCAAGGCCGAGCCGAGGCCATTGCCGTCGCCCACGGCACAGACACAGACAAGcgccgcctcctcgtcgtcattgGACCCTGCTCAATTCACGACCCCGAAATGGCCTTAGAGTACTGCGACCGGCTATTGAAATTGAAGGAGAAATACAAGGATGAGTTGCTAATTGTTATGCGCTCTTATCTGGAGAAGCCCCGAACGACCGTCGGTTGGAAGGGCCTCATCAACGACCCGGATATCGacaacagcttcaacatcaacaaggGCCTGCGCATCTCGCGTCAGCTCTTCGTCGACTTGACCAACAAGGGAATGCCAATTGCCAGTGAGATGCTGGACACTATCTCCCCGCAGTTTCTGGCGGACTGTCTCTCCGTCGGTGCGGTCGGCGCACGGACAACCGAATCGCAGGTCCATCGTGAATTGGCCTCTGGGCTCTCGTTCCCCGTTGGCTTCAAGAACGGTACAGATGGCTCGTTAGACGTCGCGGTTGATGCGATTGGATCCGTAAAACACCCTCATCACTTCCTGTCCGTCACCAAGCCTGGTgttgtcgccattgtcggTACCGTTGGCAATCCTGATTGCTTTGTTATCCTCCGCGGCGGCAAGAAAGGGCCGAACTACGATGCTGCTAGCATCACcgaagcaaaggagaagctcaTAGCTAAGGGTCTGGCACCCCGTCTGATGGTCGACTGCAGCCACGGCAACTCACAAAAGGATCACAAGAACCAGCCTAAGGTGGCAGCTGTTCTTGCGGAGCAGATTGCTGCAGGCGAAACCGCAATCATGGGCGTCATGATAGAGAGTAATATCAACGAGG GCAACCAAAAGGTCCCACCCGAGGGCAAGGCCGGCCTCAAATACGGCGTCAGTATCACCGACGCCTGTATCAATTGGGAAGACACCGAGTCAACGCTAGAGACCCTTGCAAAGGCTGTTGCGACTCGGAGAGAAAAGCTCGCCCCCAGTTCATAG
- a CDS encoding F-box protein (transcript_id=CADANIAT00002352), protein MPGVVNPLIYDTDFDAQSTNVIHPSVAERCSESVAETSCWPLRLAPNPWAQAIDEALPLQRAPANTLPPEILTQIFYELSPRDFDNARRVCSQWMRASLNERLLESMLKRAGWWDSWLRDNKNQRRKMNVERTGFVTTTVVDFSQLSQAGQTSTSRDLSYPYPSSKDVSFTSGFHVSNCGNNLLVISGCNIHIYQLLGRRRVGSAPMSKEDLGNVDIAPVASITCPTEVLSATIDTSTSNFNVAALLRNRLGTICELAPVDRGGNFSSMDFVHNGTNSCCARGRHSASAFSKKITSRHFFYDVCSVHDPPLSISICPGYRCVAFGSESGIELRWVDQETNIDCRKYLPMSQPSEILHFMPNRLDTPLEFRLISSVAGPGVEGCRCQTLSAGELHPSCPFHTVKEDVQTFSRWAPERKDQVGLVRTTQCHHYRAVPVNDGIHLLFVEPRSGYLCIGSNAPLDGPTCLTRALVCVPPFKNDTPNGSQDAPVPTVFASGSDLSWGLRIVAAYGNRLVFYSVPLDVFNVLKNERERQGDGVMADSDLARDFFLIQSDRPHRESLTSNQNEDWEFLLSVSYRPTAMMWPFKIYGKEIGRVQNVVEIALQSSHGCARIWVFSASGETNIIDVDTFTSASQDASKFPCKSFTIGSDGRIVDAQLVSRSEHCLVTPGNLRERKKTKSRAGFSGRHMLCRYSSSMSDGGRDATAANVFDAQIVNVSIPELGGRHAQPEVVY, encoded by the exons ATGCCTGGAGTTGTGAACCCTTTAATCTATGATACGGATTTCGACGCACAATCGACCAACGTGATACACCCTTCAGTGGCTGAAAGGTGCTCAGAATCCGTCGCTGAAACATCATGCTGGCCTTTGCGTTTGGCGCCCAATCCCTGGGCTCAGGCTATCGACGAGGCTCTGCCACTGCAGCGTGCCCCGGCGAATACTCTGCCCCCAGAAATCCTTACGCAGATATTCTACGAATTGAGCCCTCGAGACTTTGATAACGCCCGGCGAGTTTGTTCGCAATGGATGCGCGCCAGTTTGAACGAACGATTACTGGAAAGCATGCTAAAGCGGGCAGGCTGGTGGGACAGTTGGCTCAGGGATAACAAGAATCAAC GCCGTAAGATGAATGTCGAAAGGACTGGGTTCGTGACGACAACTGTTGTCGACTTCTCGCAGCTCTCCCAAGCAGGCCAAACATCCACCTCTCGCGACTTGTCTTACCCCTATCCTTCCTCGAAGGATGTGTCGTTCACATCTGGCTTTCACGTAAGCAATTGCGGGAACAATCTCCTTGTGATTTCAGGCTGTAATATCCACATTTATCAACTACTTGGCAGGCGCAGAGTGGGATCCGCGCCAATGTCCAAGGAGGACTTGGGAAATGTTGATATTGCGCCTGTCGCCAGCATCACATGTCCGACAGAGGTTTTGTCCGCCACCATTGACACCAGCACATCGAATTTCAATGTTGCAGCTCTGTTGCGCAATAGATTGGGAACGATTTGCGAGCTTGCTCCAGTCGATAGGGGAGGAAACTTTAGTTCAATGGATTTTGTTCACAACGGGACGAATAGCTGCTGTGCGAGAGGTCGACACTCCGCGAGTGCGTTCTCCAAAAAAATAACATCTCGACACTTCTTTTACGACGTATGCTCTGTCCATGATCCACCTCTGAGCATATCGATCTGCCCTGGTTATCGCTGTGTCGCGTTCGGCTCTGAATCTGGAATTGAGTTACGCTGGGTTGATCAAGAGACGAATATCGATTGTCGAAAATATCTACCCATGTCACAACCCTCGGAGATCTTGCATTTCATGCCGAATCGCCTGGATACTCCATTAGAATTTCGGTTGATCTCCTCAGTGGCTGGCCCAGGGGTGGAGGGTTGCCGTTGTCAAACTCTATCAGCCGGAGAATTGCATCCATCTTGCCCTTTCCACACTGTAAAGGAAGATGTTCAAACATTCAGTCGGTGGGCACCGGAGCGAAAGGATCAAGTTGGCTTGGTACGAACGACACAGTGTCACCATTATCGGGCGGTTCCAGTCAACGACGGCATCCATCTATTATTTGTCGAGCCACGGAGCGGCTACCTCTGCATTGGGTCAAATGCTCCGCTTGATGGACCAACGTGCCTCACGAGGGCGCTTGTTTGTGTTCCTCCATTCAAGAATGATACGCCTAACGGATCTCAAGATGCACCCGTGCCCACGGTCTTCGCATCAGGCTCAGACCTCAGTTGGGGGCTTCGCATTGTAGCTGCTTATGGGAATAGGCTGGTTTTCTACTCCGTGCCACTGGATGTATTCAACGTGCTGAAGAATGAGCGTGAGAGACAGGGTGACGGCGTGATGGCCGACAGTGACCTTGCACGAGATTTCTTTCTCATTCAATCAGACAGACCTCACCGTGAGAGTCTGACATCGAACCAAAATGAAGACTGGGAGTTTCTTCTGAGCGTCAGCTACAGACCCACTGCGATGATGTGGCCGTTCAAGATCTATGGGAAGGAAATTGGCCGGGTACAGAACGTGGTCGAAATAGCCCTCCAGTCTTCTCACGGATGCGCTCGCATTTGGGTATTCAGCGCTTCAGGAGAGACCAACATCATTGATGTTGATACCTTTACATCTGCGTCACAAGATGCCTCCAAGTTCCCCTGCAAATCGTTCACTATCGGATCGGATGGGCGTATCGTAGACGCCCAGCTGGTCAGCCGCTCTGAACATTGCCTTGTTACCCCAGGGAATTTGCGAGAGCGCAAAAAAACCAAGTCGCGAGCAGGATTTTCTGGACGCCACATGCTTTGTCGATATAGCAGTTCCATGTCGGACGGCGGGCGCGATGCAACAGCGGCTAATGTGTTCGACGCGCAAATTGTGAATGTCAGCATACCCGAGCTAGGAGGCAGACATGCACAGCCCGAAGTTGTCTACTAA
- a CDS encoding putative DUF221 domain protein (transcript_id=CADANIAT00002353), which produces MSLTESVAAMATAITVANHHGTNNGTDDDGPGRKWDDQLKGDLYTQLVISLALGITAFLSFCFLRPKWTELYAARRRQRRAALYLPELPDSFFGWIPVLWKITEEQVLQSAGLDAFVFLSFFRFAIRFTSTVFILAFVVLLPIHYSYTKKLGIPDWDKSIDVGEDGKKKFIDDPPYLWTYVVFTYIFTGLAIFMLFQETKKIIQTRQKYLGSQTSTTDRTIRLSGIPAEMGSEENIREFIEGLHIGEVESITLCRNWSSLDHLIEERLKVLRNLETSWVQYLGYKRVRKSGDTLPLRRQPIDSSIFSEDDERMRLLLENGQDDAFDRSRKRPMVRLWYGPLKLRYRKVDAIDYYEERLRRLDEEIQSARQKEYPPTELAFVTMKSIAAAQMLVQAILDPHPMKLLARLAPAPADVIWKNTYLPRARRMFQSWSITVLICFLSVFWSVLLVPVGTLLKWETLHKVLPQLADALARHPLVKSLVTTGLPTLAFSLLTVAVPYLYNWLSNHQGMMSRGDIELSVISKNFFFSFFNLFVIFTVIGTATNFYGLWEHLRDSFKDATTIATALANSLENLAPFYMNVFVLQGLGLFPLKLLEVGSVFLYPINYLMAKTPRDYAELSTTATFSYGYSIPQSILILVICVIYGVFPASWLICFFGLVYFTIGNFIYKYQLLYAMDHRQHSTGRAWPMICNRVLVGLVVFQLAMAGTLGLRKAITLALLIVPLIGATVWFSYFYSQSYEPLTKFIALKSIYRDTPTSGDISPSTTSTFSPPLALDRDAFPIRLGGQVLGLKLKRYVNPSLILPLDSAWLPGRNPMPELQEDFEYYEDQNHVSV; this is translated from the exons ATGTCGCTCACGGAGTCCGtggcggcaatggcgacTGCCATTACTGTTGCGAACCATCATGGAACAAACAATGGAACGGACGATGATGGACCCGGACGGAAATGGGACGATCAACTCAAGGGAGACCTATATACACAGCTCGTCATCAGCTTGGCGTTAGGAATAACTGCGTTTCTATCTTTTTGT TTTTTGCGGCCCAAATGGACAGAGTTATACGCGGCTCGAAGGCGACAACGTCGCGCCGCACTATATTTACCAGAACTTCCCGATAGCTTTTTCGGATGGATTCCAGTGCTGTGGAAGATAacggaggaacaagttttACAGTCCGCTGGGTTGGATGCCTTTGTT tttctctccttcttccgcttcgcgATTAGATTCACGTCTACAGTGTTCATTTTGGCCTTCGTGGTTCTTCTGCCAATCCATTACAGCTACACGAAGAAGCTAGGTATTCCAGACTGGGATAAAAGCATTGATGTCGGCGAGGacgggaagaagaaattcatTGACGACCCGCCGTATCTATGGACGTACGTCGTGTTTACGTACATCTTTACTGGCCTTGCCATTTTCATGTTGTTCCaagagacgaagaaaatCATCCAAACGAGACAGAAATACCTGGGCAGCCAGACGAGTACGACTGATCGGACGATACGATTATCAGGTATCCCGGCTGAGATGGGATCTGAAGAGAATATCAGGGAATTTATTGAAGGCTTGCACATCGGAGAGGTTGAAAGTATTACGCTATGCCGTAATTGGAGCTCTTTGGACCATCTGATTGAGGAGCGACTTAAAGTGCTACGGAATTTGGAAACATCTTGGGTTCAGTACCTTGGCTACAAGCGAGTCAGGAAATCTGGCGACACTTTGCCTTTGAGACGCCAGCCAATAGATTCCAGTATTTTCTCTGAGGACGACGAAAGGATGCGCCTTTTGCTGGAAAACGGACAAGATGACGCATTTGATCGGTCTAGGAAAAGACCAATGGTGCGTCTATGGTATGGTCCGCTGAAGCTACGGTACCGGAAGGTTGATGCTATTGACTACTACGAAGAGAGACTCCGGAGGCTTGATGAGGAAATTCAGAGCGCTCGTCAGAAGGAATATCCGCCTACTGAGCTCGCGTTTGTGACCATGAAATCAATAGCTGCGGCGCAGATGCTCGTTCAGGCTATACTTGATCCTCATCCGATGAAGCTCCTTGCCAGATTGGCCCCGGCCCCGGCGGATGTGATTTGGAAAAACACCTATTTACCGCGTGCTCGGCGCATGTTTCAGTCATGGTCTATTACTGTATTAATCTGCTTCCTATCTGTGTTCTGGTCCGTGTTACTTGTGCCTGTTGGTACACTGCTTAAATGGGAGACACTCCACAAGGTCTTGCCTCAACTGGCCGACGCTTTGGCTCGGCACCCTCTCGTCAAATCACTTGTCACCACTGGTCTTCctaccttggccttctctctcttgacTGTTGCTGTTCCCTACTTGTATAATT GGCTTTCGAACCACCAGGGAATGATGTCTCGAGGCGACATCGAACTTTCCGTTATCTCGAagaatttcttcttctcgttcttcaaTCTATTCGTCATATTCACTGTCATCGGCACTGCAACGAATTTCTACGGTCTCTGGGAGCATCTTCGGGACTCCTTCAAAGATGCAACCACTATCGCGACGGCTCTCGCCAATTCGCTAGAAAACCTTGCTCCATTTTACATGAACGTCTTTGTTCTTCAGGGTCTAGGCTTGTTCCCACTCAAACTCCTTGAGGTCGGAAGCGTATTTCTGTACCCTATTAATTACTTGATGGCCAAAACGCCTCGAGATTATGCCGAGCTCTCCACAACAGCTACATTCAGCTACGGATATTCGATTCCACAATCGATACTGATACTGGTCATCTGTGTGATTTACGGCGTATTCCCAGCATCTTGGCTGATTTGCTTCTTTGGGCTGGTCTACTTCACAATTGGTAACTTTATCTACAAGTATCAGCTCCTATATGCGATGGACCATCGACAGCACTCTACAGGACGAGCATGGCCCATGATATGCAACCGTGTCCTAGTGGGTCTGGTAGTGTTCCAACTTGCTATGGCAGGCACTCTTGGTTTGCGCAAAGCAATTACCTTGGCGCTGCTCATTGTGCCCCTGATCGGAGCCACAGTGTGGTTCAGCTACTTCTATTCTCAGAGCTATGAGCCGTTGACCAAATTTATTGCTCTAAAAAGCATTTATCGCGACACACCGACATCTGGTGATATCTCTCCCTCTACAACTTCGACGTTCTCACCGCCTCTTGCTCTCGACCGTGATGCGTTCCCAATCCGACTAGGAGGGCAAGTGCTAGGACTCAAACTGAAGAGATACGTCAACCCCAGTCTCATTTTACCTCTAGACAGTGCTTGGCTCCCAGGACGCAATCCAATGCCAGAGCTTCAAGAGGACTTCGAGTACTACGAGGATCAGAACCACGTTTCGGTGTAA